A portion of the Streptomyces sp. NBC_01335 genome contains these proteins:
- a CDS encoding polyprenyl synthetase family protein yields the protein MLNLGPFNAGMLDKQLLAGLTTGMAAVDKALLAATESDYRPVTETSRYLLDAGGKRFRPALSLLAAQYGDPGAPGVVPTAAACELTHLATLHHDDVMDEAHLRRGVPSANSRWGNTVSILTGDFLFSKASQILAGFGPEAVMIQTVAFERLVTGQIKETLGPREDHDPLTHYFDVIVDKTGSLIATAARFGALMSGADRGIVSDLTEFGEHIGVAFQLADDILDITSESEQSGKTPGTDLREGVATLPVLHLRADAGPRDARLLELLDGGLADDDRHAEALTLMRGHRALERARQDCADYADRARMLLKRLPAGPATDALNILCDLAVHRAR from the coding sequence ATGCTGAATCTCGGACCATTCAACGCCGGGATGCTCGACAAGCAGCTCCTCGCCGGCCTGACCACGGGCATGGCAGCGGTGGACAAGGCCCTCTTGGCGGCCACCGAATCCGACTACCGGCCGGTCACGGAGACTTCGCGCTACCTGCTGGACGCCGGCGGCAAGCGTTTCCGCCCGGCGCTCTCGCTGCTTGCCGCGCAGTACGGCGACCCCGGCGCCCCGGGCGTCGTGCCGACCGCCGCCGCCTGCGAGCTGACCCACCTGGCCACCCTGCACCACGACGACGTGATGGACGAGGCGCATCTGCGGCGGGGCGTACCGAGCGCCAACTCCCGCTGGGGCAACACGGTCTCGATCCTCACCGGCGACTTCCTGTTCTCCAAGGCCTCGCAGATCCTCGCGGGGTTCGGCCCCGAGGCGGTGATGATCCAGACGGTGGCCTTCGAGCGGCTGGTCACCGGCCAGATCAAGGAGACCCTCGGCCCGCGCGAGGACCATGACCCGCTCACGCACTACTTCGACGTCATCGTCGACAAGACCGGTTCGCTGATCGCCACGGCCGCGCGGTTCGGCGCGCTGATGTCCGGAGCGGACCGCGGGATCGTCTCCGACCTCACCGAGTTCGGCGAGCACATCGGTGTGGCCTTCCAGCTCGCCGACGACATCCTCGACATCACCAGCGAGAGCGAGCAGTCGGGCAAGACGCCCGGCACCGACCTGCGGGAGGGTGTGGCGACGCTGCCCGTGCTCCACCTGCGGGCCGACGCGGGCCCGCGGGACGCCCGGCTGCTGGAACTGCTGGACGGCGGCCTGGCCGACGACGACCGGCACGCCGAGGCGCTGACGCTGATGCGCGGGCACCGGGCGCTGGAGAGGGCGCGACAGGACTGCGCCGACTACGCGGACCGGGCCCGGATGCTGCTGAAGAGGCTGCCCGCCGGGCCCGCGACCGACGCCCTCAACATCCTGTGCGACCTGGCGGTGCACCGGGCGCGCTGA
- a CDS encoding RNA-directed DNA polymerase has translation MSADTAVTAEALDRAWAQVRSELAADPLPDPAAAARFAGQWPRVRARLLADLADGRHRPRPFEIAEVPKGGGAHRPVPLLDLADRVVYAALVGEMAVRIDAALDDHVFSNRLDAQGRRRHSGGREWLRFEGAARVLHRDHGGKALLDTDVSAFFENFDTAVLAADLAAVGAPGDRIEALLDFLTGLTAGSALRGLPHDQDATAILGNLYLAPVDRLLRGEGLGFARYLDDIKVFAPEAGRLHAARQAIEDVLGARGMTLAPHKTEVREGDAVLAGLTPLGDDPRELFDRAVADGAVRRRELRFALALLGRAGDTHAVPWVAEAAGAMPESASHFAGYLLAALPAHPPAAGPWPAALDRLHALLAGGAGGAGETGKAGSAGEAGDVHPYTAFHLLRVLTAVPGGDRRTAPLLHRFADGDAYPGYLRRAAAGAAGAAA, from the coding sequence ATGTCCGCTGACACCGCCGTGACCGCGGAGGCGCTCGACCGGGCGTGGGCCCAGGTCCGCTCCGAGCTCGCCGCCGACCCGCTGCCCGACCCCGCCGCGGCGGCGCGGTTCGCCGGGCAGTGGCCGCGGGTACGCGCCCGCCTGCTCGCCGACCTGGCCGACGGGCGGCACCGGCCCCGGCCGTTCGAGATCGCGGAGGTGCCCAAGGGCGGTGGCGCGCACCGCCCGGTGCCGCTGCTCGACCTCGCCGACCGGGTCGTCTACGCGGCCCTCGTCGGCGAGATGGCCGTCCGTATCGACGCGGCCCTCGACGACCACGTGTTCAGCAACCGGCTGGACGCGCAGGGCCGCCGCCGGCACTCCGGCGGGCGCGAATGGCTCAGGTTCGAGGGCGCCGCCCGCGTCCTGCACCGCGACCACGGCGGCAAGGCGCTGCTCGACACCGACGTGTCCGCCTTCTTCGAGAACTTCGACACCGCCGTCCTGGCCGCCGACCTCGCCGCCGTGGGGGCGCCGGGGGACCGGATCGAGGCGCTCCTGGACTTCCTCACCGGGCTCACCGCCGGCTCGGCCCTGCGGGGCCTGCCGCACGACCAGGACGCCACCGCGATCCTCGGCAACCTCTACCTCGCCCCCGTGGACCGGCTGCTGCGCGGCGAGGGGCTGGGCTTCGCCCGCTACCTGGACGACATCAAGGTCTTCGCGCCGGAGGCCGGCAGACTGCACGCGGCCCGGCAGGCGATCGAGGACGTCCTCGGCGCGCGCGGGATGACCCTGGCGCCGCACAAGACCGAAGTGCGCGAGGGCGACGCCGTCCTGGCCGGGCTCACCCCGCTCGGCGACGACCCCCGGGAGCTGTTCGACCGCGCGGTGGCGGACGGCGCGGTCCGCCGGCGCGAACTGCGCTTCGCGCTCGCCCTGCTGGGCCGCGCCGGTGACACCCACGCGGTGCCGTGGGTGGCGGAAGCGGCGGGCGCGATGCCCGAGTCCGCCTCCCACTTCGCGGGCTACCTGCTCGCCGCGCTGCCCGCGCACCCCCCGGCCGCCGGACCGTGGCCCGCGGCCCTCGACCGGCTGCACGCGCTGCTCGCCGGGGGCGCCGGGGGCGCAGGTGAGACCGGGAAAGCCGGGAGCGCAGGGGAAGCCGGGGACGTCCACCCGTACACGGCCTTCCACCTGCTGCGGGTGCTGACCGCCGTGCCCGGGGGCGACCGGCGGACGGCGCCGCTGCTGCACCGGTTCGCCGACGGCGACGCGTACCCGGGCTATCTGCGCCGCGCCGCCGCCGGGGCGGCGGGGGCCGCGGCCTGA